The following coding sequences are from one Ancylobacter sp. TS-1 window:
- the rpmC gene encoding 50S ribosomal protein L29: MTKISDIRTKTVDELQDNLVSLKKEQFNLRFQKATGQLENTARVRQVRRDIARVKTIQAQKAGSPAKAK, from the coding sequence ATGACGAAGATTTCCGACATTCGGACGAAGACCGTCGACGAGCTGCAGGACAACCTAGTGAGCCTGAAGAAGGAGCAGTTCAACCTGCGCTTCCAGAAGGCGACCGGTCAGCTCGAAAACACGGCGCGTGTGCGTCAGGTCCGCCGCGATATCGCGCGGGTCAAGACGATCCAGGCGCAGAAGGCCGGTTCGCCGGCCAAGGCTAAGTGA
- the rplN gene encoding 50S ribosomal protein L14: MIQMQTNLDVADNSGARRVMCIKVLGGSKRKYAHVGDIIVVSVKEAIPRGRVKKGDVMKAVVVRTAKDIRRVDGSVIRFDRNAAVLINNNKEPVGTRIFGPVPRELRAKNHMKIISLAPEVL; this comes from the coding sequence ATGATCCAGATGCAGACCAATCTCGACGTGGCGGACAATTCCGGTGCGCGTCGCGTCATGTGCATCAAGGTGCTTGGCGGTTCGAAGCGCAAGTATGCCCATGTCGGTGACATCATCGTGGTGTCGGTGAAGGAAGCTATTCCGCGCGGCCGCGTGAAGAAGGGCGATGTGATGAAGGCGGTCGTGGTTCGCACGGCCAAGGACATCCGTCGCGTCGATGGCTCGGTGATCCGCTTCGACCGCAATGCGGCCGTGCTGATCAACAACAACAAGGAGCCGGTCGGCACGCGTATCTTCGGACCGGTTCCGCGCGAGCTTCGCGCGAAGAACCACATGAAGATCATCTCGCTGGCGCCGGAGGTGCTGTGA
- the rpsQ gene encoding 30S ribosomal protein S17 produces the protein MPKRMLQGVVVSDKQDKTVVVRVERRFTHPLLKKTVRRSKKYHAHDEGNVWKEGDTVWIEEHRPLSKLKNWIVVQGEKRAEV, from the coding sequence ATGCCGAAGCGTATGCTGCAGGGCGTCGTGGTGAGCGACAAGCAGGACAAGACCGTCGTGGTCCGCGTCGAGCGCCGTTTCACCCATCCGCTGCTGAAGAAGACCGTCCGTCGTTCCAAGAAGTATCATGCCCACGATGAGGGCAATGTGTGGAAGGAAGGCGACACCGTCTGGATCGAGGAGCACCGCCCCTTGTCCAAGCTCAAGAACTGGATCGTGGTCCAGGGCGAGAAGCGGGCTGAAGTCTGA
- the rplX gene encoding 50S ribosomal protein L24 encodes MAAKVKKGDKVVVLTGRDKGRTGEVFEVLPKEGTARVRGVNLVKRHQRQSANQEGGIISKEAPIDLSNIAIADPKDGKPTRVGFLVQADGTKVRVAKRSGEKIDG; translated from the coding sequence ATGGCTGCCAAGGTCAAGAAGGGCGACAAGGTCGTCGTCCTCACCGGTCGCGACAAGGGTCGCACCGGTGAGGTGTTCGAGGTGCTTCCGAAGGAGGGTACCGCCCGCGTGCGCGGCGTGAACCTCGTCAAGCGCCACCAGCGGCAGAGCGCGAACCAGGAAGGCGGGATCATCTCCAAGGAGGCCCCGATCGACCTGTCGAACATCGCGATCGCCGATCCCAAGGACGGCAAGCCGACCCGCGTCGGTTTCCTTGTGCAGGCTGATGGCACCAAGGTGCGCGTCGCCAAGCGCTCGGGGGAGAAGATCGATGGCTGA